One region of Camelina sativa cultivar DH55 chromosome 6, Cs, whole genome shotgun sequence genomic DNA includes:
- the LOC104790400 gene encoding probable leucine-rich repeat receptor-like serine/threonine-protein kinase At3g14840, with amino-acid sequence MSFNRQLLLPYFFVFLVLSNFVSATTTPKEEVDALRGVAEKLQVRLDFEVDPCGVSASVRGMNGIRFTESVTCNCSSVVCHITSISGRSDSKEQIWVD; translated from the exons ATGTCGTTCAATCGACAACTTCTCTTACCTTACTTCTTCGTTTTTCTTGTCCTCTCCAACTTCGTATCCGCTACAACAACACCCAAAGAAGAAG TGGATGCGTTAAGAGGTGTAGCGGAGAAGTTGCAAGTGCGTTTGGATTTCGAAGTGGATCCATGCGGCGTTAGTGCATCTGTAAGGGGGATGAATGGTATACGATTCACAGAAAGTGTTACTTGTAACTGCTCCTCCGTCGTTTGCCACATCACCAGCAT ATCTGGTAGATCAGATTCGAAGGAACAGATCTGGGTGGACTAA